One segment of Acidovorax sp. DW039 DNA contains the following:
- a CDS encoding sn-glycerol-3-phosphate import ATP-binding protein UgpC: MASISLRNIIKRYGHGPKANQVIHGVNAEIKDGEFIVIVGPSGCGKSTLLRMVAGLEEISGGELHIGNRMVNDLEPAQRDIAMVFQNYALYPHMTNYENMAYGLKIAKVPKDEIQRRVDKAAKILELSHLLERKPRELSGGQRQRVAMGRAIVRQPQVFLFDEPLSNLDAKLRAQTRLEIQKLHRELGITSLFVTHDQVEAMTLAQRMIVMNAGNMEQFGTPEEVYHTPASTFVASFIGSPPMNLLKNAPGGKPGTILGIRPEHMDIGNDGWEVRVDTIELLGAERLVYATMGEDTLIVRIDEGRPSPKAGDTIRVAPRQDRLHWFSAETGKRI, encoded by the coding sequence ATGGCATCCATCTCTCTTCGCAACATCATCAAGCGCTATGGCCACGGCCCCAAGGCCAACCAGGTGATCCATGGCGTGAACGCTGAAATCAAGGACGGTGAGTTCATCGTCATCGTCGGCCCCTCGGGCTGCGGCAAATCCACCCTGCTGCGCATGGTGGCGGGCCTGGAGGAAATCTCCGGCGGCGAGCTGCACATTGGCAACCGCATGGTCAATGACCTGGAACCCGCCCAGCGCGACATCGCCATGGTGTTCCAGAACTATGCGCTGTACCCGCACATGACGAACTACGAGAACATGGCGTACGGCCTGAAGATCGCCAAGGTGCCCAAGGACGAGATCCAGCGCCGTGTGGACAAGGCCGCCAAGATTCTCGAACTCTCGCACCTGCTGGAACGCAAGCCGCGTGAACTCTCGGGTGGCCAGCGCCAGCGCGTGGCCATGGGCCGCGCCATCGTGCGCCAGCCGCAAGTCTTCTTGTTTGATGAACCCCTGTCCAACCTGGACGCCAAGCTGCGCGCCCAGACCCGCCTCGAAATCCAGAAGCTGCACCGCGAGCTGGGCATCACCAGCCTGTTCGTGACCCACGACCAGGTCGAAGCCATGACGCTCGCGCAGCGCATGATCGTGATGAACGCGGGCAACATGGAACAGTTCGGCACGCCCGAAGAGGTCTACCACACGCCCGCCTCCACCTTTGTGGCCAGTTTCATCGGCTCGCCTCCGATGAACCTGCTCAAGAATGCGCCCGGCGGCAAGCCCGGCACCATCCTGGGCATCCGCCCCGAGCACATGGACATTGGCAACGACGGCTGGGAAGTGCGCGTGGACACCATCGAGTTGCTGGGTGCCGAGCGCCTGGTGTACGCCACCATGGGCGAAGACACGCTGATCGTGCGCATTGACGAAGGCCGTCCCTCGCCCAAGGCTGGAGACACCATTCGCGTCGCCCCCCGTCAGGACCGCCTGCACTGGTTCAGCGCGGAGACCGGCAAGCGCATCTGA
- the ychF gene encoding redox-regulated ATPase YchF, translated as MSLKCGIVGLPNVGKSTLFNALTKAGIAAENYPFCTIEPNTGVVEVPDPRLQQLAEIITPERIVPAIVEFVDIAGLVAGASKGEGLGNQFLAHIRETDAIVNVVRCFEDPNVIHVAGRVDPIADIEVIQTELCLADLGTVEKALQRYSKAAKSGNDKEAAKLVQVLTRVQAALDQGTPVRALEFSDEERALLKPLCLITAKPAMFVGNVSEDGFENNPLLDRLKEYAAKQNAPVVAICAKIEAELAEMDDADRLEFLKELGQEEPGLNRLIRAGFKLLGLQTYFTAGVKEVRAWTIRIGDTAPKAAGVIHGDFERGFIRAQTIAFDDFIQYKGEQGAKDAGKMRAEGKEYVVKDGDVLNFLFNV; from the coding sequence ATGAGCCTCAAATGCGGCATCGTGGGCCTGCCCAACGTGGGCAAGTCCACCCTCTTCAACGCGCTGACCAAGGCGGGCATTGCCGCCGAAAACTATCCCTTCTGCACCATCGAGCCCAACACGGGCGTGGTGGAAGTGCCGGACCCCCGCCTGCAGCAGCTGGCAGAGATCATCACCCCCGAGCGCATCGTGCCAGCCATCGTGGAGTTTGTGGACATCGCTGGTCTGGTGGCGGGTGCCAGCAAGGGCGAAGGCCTGGGCAACCAGTTCCTGGCCCACATCCGCGAGACCGACGCCATCGTCAACGTGGTGCGCTGCTTTGAAGACCCGAACGTGATCCACGTGGCAGGTCGCGTAGACCCCATCGCCGACATCGAAGTCATCCAGACCGAGCTGTGCCTGGCCGACCTCGGCACGGTAGAAAAGGCGCTGCAGCGCTACAGCAAGGCCGCCAAGAGTGGCAACGACAAGGAAGCCGCCAAGCTGGTGCAGGTGCTGACCCGGGTGCAGGCGGCGCTGGACCAAGGCACGCCCGTGCGCGCGCTGGAGTTCTCGGACGAAGAGCGCGCGCTGCTCAAGCCCCTGTGCCTCATCACAGCCAAGCCCGCAATGTTTGTGGGCAACGTGTCTGAAGACGGCTTTGAGAACAACCCCTTGCTCGACCGCCTCAAGGAATATGCGGCCAAGCAAAACGCCCCTGTGGTGGCCATCTGCGCCAAGATCGAAGCCGAACTGGCCGAGATGGACGACGCTGATCGCCTGGAGTTCCTGAAGGAACTGGGCCAGGAAGAGCCCGGCCTCAACCGCCTGATTCGCGCGGGTTTCAAACTGCTGGGCTTGCAGACCTACTTCACCGCTGGCGTGAAGGAGGTCCGTGCCTGGACCATCCGCATCGGTGACACCGCACCCAAGGCAGCGGGTGTGATTCACGGCGACTTCGAGCGCGGCTTCATTCGCGCCCAAACCATCGCCTTCGATGATTTCATCCAGTACAAGGGTGAGCAGGGCGCCAAGGACGCGGGCAAGATGCGTGCCGAAGGCAAGGAGTACGTGGTCAAGGATGGCGACGTGCTCAACTTCCTGTTCAACGTCTGA
- a CDS encoding GGDEF domain-containing protein has product MLFGRQALFAATDAFPTSDVLPDFEDSTQAPATPSRRRPVAVQGALGREKDLRRWLLVAGLVLLYVAGVAGFWLLDVVEVTTLWVLAAMVVGGFALFGLVVQLGWNGFLRDRHLKVPIVTAMLACMTVVFYLEPVTQILLGPFAFVTVAYGVFSISRKVMLRLMLLALLAYVGVMAAQYHLQQNLALLRLQGLHLLALALTLPVFVLLMGRVQRLYRILHHANRKIKNIQEDAQRDVLTGCFNRRYVLAVLEEQKQLADESGIPLCLAVLDIDHFKHINDSLGHLGGDQVLRDFGRLAQQSVRSGEVFGRYGGEEFLLIFPATSLLPALNICERIRAQIEAHAWDSRLRSGVTVSIGVTQYVLGESVMEFFSRADTAMYLAKEGGRNQVVVEEPVPHADSLSSEFPQQRSR; this is encoded by the coding sequence ATGCTCTTCGGTCGCCAAGCCCTGTTCGCTGCCACTGACGCCTTTCCGACCTCGGACGTCCTTCCGGATTTTGAAGATTCGACCCAGGCACCTGCCACGCCGTCGCGGCGGCGCCCGGTCGCAGTGCAGGGAGCCTTGGGGCGCGAAAAGGACCTGCGTCGCTGGCTGCTGGTGGCGGGCTTGGTGCTGCTTTATGTGGCTGGGGTTGCAGGTTTCTGGCTGCTGGATGTGGTGGAAGTGACCACGCTATGGGTGCTGGCGGCCATGGTGGTGGGCGGGTTCGCGTTGTTCGGCCTAGTCGTGCAGCTCGGGTGGAACGGCTTTTTGCGCGACCGCCACCTCAAGGTTCCCATCGTGACGGCCATGCTTGCGTGCATGACGGTGGTTTTCTACCTGGAGCCTGTGACCCAGATTCTGTTGGGCCCCTTTGCCTTTGTGACGGTGGCCTACGGGGTGTTCTCCATCTCTCGCAAGGTCATGCTGCGACTCATGCTGCTGGCTTTGCTGGCCTATGTGGGGGTCATGGCTGCGCAGTACCACCTGCAGCAAAACCTGGCGCTGCTCCGGCTGCAGGGGCTGCATTTGCTGGCGCTGGCGCTGACACTGCCCGTGTTTGTGCTGTTGATGGGGCGTGTGCAGCGGCTGTACCGAATCCTTCACCACGCCAACCGCAAGATCAAGAACATCCAGGAAGACGCGCAGCGGGATGTGCTGACGGGCTGCTTCAACCGCCGCTACGTGCTGGCCGTGCTGGAAGAACAAAAGCAATTGGCCGATGAGAGCGGAATTCCCCTGTGCCTGGCGGTGCTGGACATTGACCACTTCAAACACATCAACGATTCGCTGGGTCATCTGGGAGGCGATCAGGTGCTGCGTGATTTTGGTCGGCTGGCCCAGCAGAGCGTGCGATCCGGCGAGGTGTTTGGCCGCTATGGCGGCGAAGAGTTTCTGCTGATTTTTCCGGCCACGTCCCTCCTGCCTGCCCTCAACATTTGCGAGCGCATCCGCGCCCAGATTGAGGCGCATGCCTGGGACAGCCGCCTGCGCAGCGGCGTCACCGTCTCGATAGGCGTCACCCAGTATGTGCTGGGCGAGTCTGTGATGGAGTTCTTCTCGCGTGCAGATACCGCCATGTACCTTGCCAAAGAGGGCGGGCGCAATCAGGTGGTGGTGGAGGAGCCGGTGCCGCACGCGGACTCACTCTCATCCGAGTTTCCCCAGCAGCGCAGTCGCTGA
- the ugpB gene encoding sn-glycerol-3-phosphate ABC transporter substrate-binding protein UgpB, protein MQLKKLALTAAIAVGACIPAHAQTEIQWWHSMSAALGDWVNDLAKQYNASQTKYKVVPTYKGTYDESMTAGIAAFRAGNAPHIIQVFEVGTATMMASKGAIVPAGKVLNDGGFKFDPTEYVSAVAGYYTAPNGQMLSYPLNSSTTIFYYNKDAFKKAGLDANKPPKTWPEVFEAASKLKASGHSCPFTTSWISWTQLESFSLWHNTLFATKNNGFDGTDAQLQINTPLHVRHFENLAKASKEGSFVYKGRGNTADASFPSGECAMITGSSGLYARVAKEAKFAYGISALPYYPDVKGAPQNTAIGGASLWIMAGKKPEEYKGVADFLNFLNDTRVQAASHQRTGYLPVTTAAYKLTEASGFYEKNPGTDVAVTQMIRKATDKSRGIRLGNFAQIRTIIDEETEQIWSGKKTPKEALDTAVTRGNEQLARFARANR, encoded by the coding sequence ATGCAACTGAAGAAACTGGCTTTGACAGCCGCCATCGCCGTGGGTGCGTGCATTCCTGCACATGCCCAGACGGAAATCCAGTGGTGGCATTCGATGAGTGCTGCGCTGGGCGACTGGGTGAACGACCTGGCCAAGCAGTACAACGCCAGCCAGACCAAATACAAGGTGGTGCCTACCTACAAGGGCACTTATGACGAATCGATGACAGCCGGTATTGCCGCCTTCCGCGCGGGCAATGCGCCTCACATCATCCAGGTGTTTGAGGTGGGCACCGCCACCATGATGGCCAGCAAGGGCGCCATCGTGCCCGCAGGCAAGGTGCTGAACGACGGCGGGTTCAAGTTTGATCCCACCGAGTACGTGTCTGCCGTGGCGGGTTACTACACCGCCCCCAACGGCCAGATGCTGAGCTACCCGCTCAACAGCTCCACCACCATCTTCTACTACAACAAGGACGCCTTCAAGAAGGCCGGTCTGGACGCCAACAAGCCTCCCAAGACCTGGCCTGAAGTGTTCGAGGCTGCTTCCAAGCTCAAGGCCAGCGGCCACAGCTGCCCGTTCACCACCAGCTGGATCAGCTGGACACAGCTGGAGAGCTTCTCGCTGTGGCACAACACGCTGTTCGCAACCAAGAACAACGGCTTTGATGGCACCGATGCACAACTGCAGATCAACACGCCCCTGCATGTGCGCCACTTCGAAAACCTGGCCAAGGCGTCCAAGGAAGGCAGCTTTGTGTACAAGGGCCGCGGCAACACGGCGGACGCATCCTTCCCATCGGGCGAGTGCGCCATGATCACCGGTTCCTCCGGCCTGTACGCCCGCGTGGCCAAGGAAGCCAAGTTTGCCTACGGCATTTCCGCCCTACCCTACTACCCTGATGTGAAGGGCGCTCCACAGAACACCGCCATCGGCGGTGCCAGCTTGTGGATCATGGCCGGCAAGAAGCCTGAGGAATACAAGGGCGTGGCCGACTTCCTCAATTTCCTGAACGACACCCGCGTGCAGGCAGCCAGCCACCAGCGCACCGGCTATCTGCCTGTGACCACCGCGGCCTACAAGCTGACCGAGGCTTCCGGTTTCTATGAAAAGAACCCCGGCACCGACGTGGCTGTGACGCAGATGATCCGCAAGGCTACCGACAAGTCGCGTGGCATCCGCCTGGGCAACTTTGCCCAGATCCGCACCATCATCGACGAGGAAACCGAGCAAATCTGGTCTGGCAAGAAGACGCCGAAGGAAGCTCTGGACACCGCCGTGACCCGGGGCAACGAGCAACTGGCACGCTTCGCTCGCGCCAACCGTTAA
- a CDS encoding tripartite tricarboxylate transporter substrate binding protein gives MNLLRTLLAAAALACATAASAQSFPTKPIRIVVGFPAGGPLDQHARLLSDKLQGVLGQPVVMDYKSGAGGTVGAQEVMKSPADGHTIMLANTGVMVINPALYSKLPYATLKDFVPVARTAMQPLALLVNPNVPAKNLQEFMAYAKARPGQVNFGSAGNGGISHLVPEMFKSATGLFMVHIPYRGSAPAFTDLMAGQVQFMAESIPQAASYHKQGKVRALAVTSRERNPALPDVPTVIESGIKGFEVVGFYGFLAPAGTPKDVVNKLSDAFGQVLQMPEVRSRMVSQGADPAFLGADEFARFLAAEMPRWAEVVKKSGAKLD, from the coding sequence ATGAACCTGCTTCGCACTCTGCTGGCCGCTGCGGCACTGGCTTGCGCCACGGCTGCCTCAGCCCAGTCTTTTCCGACCAAGCCCATCCGCATCGTGGTGGGCTTTCCGGCGGGTGGCCCGCTGGACCAGCATGCGCGTCTGCTGTCTGACAAGCTGCAGGGCGTGCTGGGCCAGCCAGTGGTGATGGACTACAAATCGGGTGCGGGTGGCACGGTGGGCGCACAAGAGGTGATGAAGTCACCTGCCGATGGGCACACCATCATGCTGGCCAACACGGGGGTGATGGTCATCAACCCCGCGCTGTACAGCAAGCTGCCCTATGCCACGCTCAAGGACTTTGTGCCCGTGGCCCGCACAGCCATGCAGCCGCTGGCCTTGCTGGTCAACCCTAATGTGCCCGCGAAGAACCTGCAGGAGTTCATGGCCTACGCCAAGGCGCGTCCGGGTCAGGTCAACTTTGGCTCTGCGGGCAACGGTGGCATCAGCCATTTGGTGCCGGAGATGTTCAAGTCCGCCACGGGTCTGTTCATGGTGCACATCCCTTACCGTGGCAGCGCCCCGGCGTTTACCGACCTCATGGCCGGGCAGGTGCAGTTCATGGCCGAGAGCATTCCGCAGGCTGCGTCGTACCACAAGCAGGGCAAGGTGCGTGCCCTGGCCGTGACGAGCCGCGAGCGCAACCCTGCCTTGCCCGATGTGCCCACCGTGATCGAGAGCGGCATCAAGGGCTTTGAGGTGGTGGGGTTCTATGGATTTTTGGCCCCTGCGGGCACACCCAAGGACGTGGTGAACAAGCTCAGCGATGCGTTTGGGCAGGTGCTGCAAATGCCCGAGGTACGCAGCCGCATGGTGAGCCAGGGGGCGGATCCGGCCTTTTTGGGGGCTGATGAATTCGCCAGATTTCTGGCTGCAGAAATGCCCCGATGGGCTGAGGTGGTGAAAAAGTCCGGGGCGAAACTCGATTGA
- the serA gene encoding phosphoglycerate dehydrogenase yields MTTNSLDKSKIKFLLLEGIHPSAVDTLRAAGYSQIESLSGALPDEELKRKIADVHFLGIRSRTQLTEEVFAHAHKLVAVGCFCIGTNQVDLNAARERGIAVFNAPYSNTRSVAELVLAEAILLLRGIPEKNAVAHRGGWLKSADNAYEIRGKTLGIIGYGSIGTQLSVLAEALGMHVAFYDVVSKLPLGNARQVPKLHDLLAQSDIVSLHVPELPSTQWMIGQAEIDAMKPGSILINAARGTVVEIEPLAKALKERKLLGAAIDVFPVEPRTNKDEFISPLRGLDNVILTPHIGGSTMEAQANIGTEVAEKLVKYSDNGTSTSSVNFPEVALPAHPGKHRILHIHRNVPGVLSEINRIFSDNQINISAQYLQTNEKIGYVVIDTDAASSLLALDKLAGVTGTLRSRVLF; encoded by the coding sequence ATGACCACCAATTCGCTGGACAAGAGCAAGATCAAATTTTTACTGCTGGAAGGCATTCACCCTTCTGCCGTGGACACGCTCCGCGCTGCGGGCTACTCCCAGATCGAGAGTTTGTCTGGTGCGCTGCCTGACGAAGAGCTCAAGCGCAAGATTGCCGATGTGCACTTTCTGGGCATTCGCTCTCGCACGCAGCTGACCGAAGAAGTCTTTGCCCACGCCCACAAGCTGGTGGCGGTGGGCTGCTTTTGCATTGGCACCAACCAGGTGGATCTGAATGCTGCCCGTGAGCGCGGCATCGCGGTGTTCAACGCGCCTTACTCCAACACCCGCTCGGTGGCCGAGCTGGTGCTGGCCGAGGCCATCCTGCTGCTGCGCGGCATTCCTGAAAAGAACGCCGTGGCGCATCGCGGAGGCTGGCTCAAGTCGGCCGACAACGCCTATGAGATTCGAGGCAAGACACTGGGCATCATCGGCTACGGCTCCATTGGCACGCAACTGTCGGTGCTTGCCGAGGCCTTGGGCATGCATGTTGCCTTTTACGATGTGGTGAGCAAGCTGCCCCTGGGCAATGCACGCCAGGTGCCCAAACTGCATGACCTGCTGGCACAAAGCGACATCGTCAGCCTGCATGTGCCAGAGCTGCCCTCCACGCAGTGGATGATCGGTCAGGCCGAGATCGACGCCATGAAACCCGGCAGCATCCTCATCAATGCCGCCCGCGGTACGGTGGTAGAGATTGAGCCGCTGGCCAAGGCACTGAAGGAGCGCAAACTGTTGGGCGCGGCGATTGATGTCTTTCCGGTGGAGCCGCGAACCAACAAGGACGAGTTCATCTCTCCCCTGAGGGGCCTCGACAACGTCATCCTCACGCCCCACATCGGGGGCTCCACCATGGAGGCGCAGGCCAATATCGGTACGGAAGTGGCTGAAAAGCTGGTCAAGTACAGCGACAACGGCACCAGCACGTCATCGGTCAACTTTCCGGAGGTGGCCCTGCCTGCGCACCCCGGCAAGCACCGCATCCTGCACATCCACCGCAACGTGCCGGGCGTGCTGTCCGAGATCAACCGCATCTTTTCGGACAACCAGATCAATATCTCTGCCCAGTACCTGCAGACCAACGAAAAGATTGGCTACGTGGTGATTGATACGGACGCCGCCTCGTCCCTGCTGGCACTGGACAAGCTGGCAGGGGTGACAGGCACTTTGCGCAGCCGCGTGCTGTTCTGA
- a CDS encoding VOC family protein — MTGILATIPVLASLDLAESRQFYTERLGFDCLHASADYLMLERDGCELHLWHCTERHIAENTSCYVRGDTAALHADFTRRGLQVEPPQWRPWGMRELYVIDPHGNLLKFGEPAESA; from the coding sequence ATGACAGGCATTCTTGCAACCATCCCCGTGCTGGCATCGCTGGATCTGGCAGAGTCCCGGCAGTTCTACACCGAACGGCTGGGCTTTGATTGCCTGCATGCATCGGCCGACTACCTGATGCTGGAGCGTGACGGCTGCGAGTTGCACCTGTGGCACTGCACCGAGCGCCATATCGCAGAGAACACCTCGTGCTACGTGCGCGGTGACACCGCCGCGCTGCACGCGGACTTCACCCGCCGCGGCCTGCAAGTCGAGCCTCCGCAATGGCGCCCCTGGGGCATGCGCGAGCTTTACGTCATCGACCCCCACGGCAACTTGCTCAAGTTCGGTGAACCCGCTGAATCGGCCTGA
- the ugpA gene encoding sn-glycerol-3-phosphate ABC transporter permease UgpA, with protein MEKRVLFRSAWLPWVLLLPQLAVISIFFFWPAGQALVQSFQMQDAFGMSNEWVGLDNFRTLFEDPGYLASFKTTAYFSIAVALLGISISLVLAIFADRIVRGALVYKTALLLPYAVAPAVAGVLWMFMFSPSLGVVAYLLRKSGVVDWNHLLNSDHAMTLIVIAAVWKQISYNFLFFLAGLQSIPKSLIEAAAIDGAGPWRRFWSIQFPLLSPTTFFLLVINVVYAFFDTFAIVDSTTQGGPGQDTSILVYKVYHDGFKAMDMGGSAAQSVVLMAIVVVLTVIQFRYVEKKVQY; from the coding sequence ATGGAAAAACGCGTTTTATTCCGCTCCGCATGGCTGCCCTGGGTACTTTTGCTACCCCAGCTGGCGGTCATCAGCATCTTTTTCTTCTGGCCCGCCGGGCAAGCGCTGGTGCAGTCCTTCCAGATGCAGGACGCCTTCGGCATGTCCAACGAATGGGTGGGGCTAGACAATTTCCGCACCCTCTTCGAAGACCCCGGCTACCTCGCCTCCTTCAAGACCACAGCCTATTTCTCAATTGCCGTGGCGTTGTTGGGCATCAGCATCTCGCTGGTGCTGGCCATCTTTGCCGACCGCATCGTGCGCGGTGCCCTGGTCTACAAGACGGCCCTGCTGCTGCCCTACGCCGTGGCTCCGGCGGTGGCGGGCGTGCTGTGGATGTTCATGTTCTCGCCCTCACTGGGGGTGGTGGCCTATCTGCTGCGCAAGTCCGGAGTCGTGGACTGGAACCACCTGCTCAACTCCGACCACGCCATGACGCTGATCGTGATTGCCGCCGTGTGGAAGCAGATCTCCTACAACTTCCTGTTCTTCCTGGCAGGGCTGCAGTCCATTCCCAAATCGCTGATCGAAGCTGCAGCCATTGACGGTGCAGGCCCTTGGCGCCGGTTCTGGAGCATCCAGTTCCCGCTGCTGTCGCCCACCACCTTCTTCCTGCTGGTGATCAACGTGGTGTACGCCTTCTTTGACACCTTCGCCATCGTGGACTCCACCACGCAGGGCGGCCCTGGCCAGGACACCTCGATCCTCGTCTACAAGGTCTATCACGACGGCTTCAAGGCCATGGATATGGGCGGATCGGCTGCGCAATCGGTGGTGCTGATGGCCATCGTGGTGGTGCTCACCGTGATCCAGTTCCGCTACGTTGAGAAGAAAGTGCAGTATTGA
- the ugpE gene encoding sn-glycerol-3-phosphate ABC transporter permease UgpE: MVERSPFLKAFSHLIMVLGVIIVGFPLYLAFVASTHTAQDIVQVPMPMLPGSNFWETYKTALFGGGSGPGSSAPVAHMMWVSFVTAIVITVGKIAISLLSAFAIVYFRFPFKGICFWLIFITLMLPVEVRIGPTYQVVSNLGMLNTYAGLTVPLIASATATFLFRQFFLTVPDELVEAARIDGAGPMRFFKDILVPLSRTSIAALFVIQFIYGWNQYLWPLLVTTSEDMYPVVIGIKRMIAGGDTGNEWNVVMATALLAMLPPALVVIFMQRWFVKGLVDTEK, encoded by the coding sequence ATGGTTGAACGCAGTCCGTTCTTAAAGGCGTTTTCGCACCTCATCATGGTGCTGGGCGTCATCATCGTGGGCTTTCCGCTGTACCTGGCGTTTGTGGCATCTACCCACACTGCGCAAGACATCGTGCAGGTGCCCATGCCCATGCTGCCCGGCAGCAATTTCTGGGAGACCTACAAAACCGCCCTGTTTGGCGGCGGCTCGGGCCCCGGCTCCAGCGCACCCGTGGCGCACATGATGTGGGTGAGCTTTGTCACCGCCATCGTCATCACCGTGGGCAAGATTGCCATCTCGCTGCTGTCGGCCTTTGCCATCGTGTACTTCCGCTTCCCGTTCAAGGGCATCTGCTTCTGGCTCATCTTCATCACGCTGATGCTGCCCGTGGAAGTGCGCATCGGGCCCACCTACCAGGTGGTGTCCAACCTGGGCATGCTCAACACCTATGCAGGCCTGACGGTACCACTCATTGCGTCAGCGACGGCCACCTTCCTGTTCCGTCAGTTTTTCCTGACGGTGCCGGACGAGCTGGTGGAAGCCGCTCGCATTGATGGCGCAGGCCCCATGCGCTTCTTCAAGGACATCCTGGTGCCGCTGTCGCGCACCTCGATTGCCGCGCTGTTCGTGATCCAGTTCATCTACGGCTGGAACCAGTACCTGTGGCCGCTCTTGGTGACCACTTCGGAAGACATGTACCCCGTGGTGATCGGCATCAAGCGCATGATCGCTGGCGGCGACACAGGCAATGAATGGAACGTGGTGATGGCCACCGCCCTCTTGGCCATGCTGCCCCCCGCCCTGGTGGTGATCTTCATGCAGCGCTGGTTCGTCAAGGGCCTGGTAGACACGGAAAAATAA
- the ugpQ gene encoding glycerophosphodiester phosphodiesterase: MNAITATSWPYPRWIAHRGAGKLAPENTLAAFRLGAQHGYRMFECDAKLSSDGVPFLLHDATLERTTNGRGTGGDLPLGALAQLDAGSWHSRAYAGEAVPTLESLARFCITNGYFLNIEIKPTPGHEERTGRVVGETAARLWQGQAVPPLFSSFKPEALAGAQATAAHIPRALLIDALWDGCLDEARRLGCVAIVCNHALWDAALVAQVQALGMRTLSYTVNDEWAAQRLIDLGTDGIITDRVDLFSPAAH; encoded by the coding sequence ATGAACGCGATCACTGCAACCTCCTGGCCCTACCCCCGCTGGATTGCCCACCGTGGCGCGGGCAAGCTGGCCCCTGAAAACACCCTGGCCGCCTTCCGCCTGGGTGCGCAGCACGGCTACCGCATGTTTGAATGCGACGCCAAGCTGAGCAGCGACGGCGTACCGTTTTTGCTGCACGACGCCACGCTGGAGCGCACCACCAATGGCCGCGGGACGGGCGGCGATTTGCCGCTGGGCGCGCTCGCCCAGCTGGATGCGGGTAGCTGGCATTCCCGCGCTTACGCGGGTGAAGCCGTGCCCACGCTGGAGTCACTGGCACGCTTTTGCATCACCAACGGCTACTTTCTGAACATCGAGATCAAGCCCACACCGGGCCATGAAGAACGCACAGGCCGCGTGGTGGGTGAAACCGCTGCCCGCCTGTGGCAGGGGCAAGCGGTGCCACCGCTGTTTTCCTCGTTCAAGCCTGAGGCGCTGGCGGGCGCACAGGCCACTGCCGCGCACATTCCGCGTGCCCTGCTGATCGACGCGCTGTGGGACGGCTGCCTGGACGAAGCCCGCCGCCTGGGCTGCGTGGCCATCGTGTGCAACCACGCGCTGTGGGACGCAGCGCTGGTGGCCCAGGTGCAAGCCCTGGGCATGCGCACCCTGAGCTACACCGTCAACGACGAATGGGCTGCGCAGCGCCTGATTGACCTGGGCACGGACGGCATCATCACCGACCGCGTAGACCTGTTTTCACCCGCAGCACACTGA